A genomic window from Brevibacillus agri includes:
- a CDS encoding peptide ABC transporter substrate-binding protein, giving the protein MKKLSTILLSASLAVSVFMAGCSSGQAPANNESAPPTENNQQTPSPEDQAAKLLLLNNIKEPTSLDPPLGFDEPSYNILNNLMEGLTRLDENQKPQPAAASEWKISEDGRTYTFTLRDNKWSNGEPVKAQDFEYAWKRMLDPALASPAAFLAFIIEGAEAYNSGKGSIDDVKVKALDDKTLEVVLAQPASWTLLLASNPAFFPVHKATVEKDPKWAAEASTFVGNGPFKLTEWKHDSELKIMKNENYWDAANVTLAGAVWKMIDDENTEYQMFTNGELHRTTTVPADMADQLFKEGKVYVRDGAGTEFYRFNVTKEPFDNANIRKAFSLAIDRQTLVDHVLMRQQKPGTGFVSFGLPDANGAGDFRQVGGDLVKFDAAEAKRLLEQGMKEKGYTTLPEVTLTYRSGTANEKTAQAAQEMWKQTLGVDVKLQKVEGQVLTDMQKKLEYQIARSSWLPDFGDAINFLDIFQSKNGSNRTGWANAEYDKLIEGAYKEPDDAKRLQMLHDAEKILLNEAPVAPLYFYNTSLLTSDQVSGIQSSSLSYTDLRKAVVK; this is encoded by the coding sequence GTGAAAAAACTATCGACTATCCTGCTTTCCGCTTCACTGGCTGTTTCCGTGTTCATGGCCGGATGTAGCTCGGGGCAAGCGCCAGCGAACAACGAATCGGCACCGCCTACGGAAAACAATCAGCAGACGCCTTCGCCAGAAGACCAAGCGGCAAAGCTTTTGCTCCTGAACAACATCAAAGAGCCTACCTCTTTGGACCCGCCGCTCGGATTTGACGAGCCGTCCTACAACATTTTGAACAACCTGATGGAAGGGTTGACGCGCCTGGACGAGAACCAGAAGCCGCAGCCGGCAGCAGCTTCCGAGTGGAAAATTTCCGAGGACGGCAGGACGTACACGTTTACTTTGCGCGACAACAAATGGAGCAACGGCGAGCCAGTAAAGGCACAAGACTTCGAGTACGCCTGGAAGCGCATGCTTGACCCGGCGCTTGCCTCTCCGGCTGCCTTCCTCGCTTTCATTATTGAAGGGGCAGAAGCATACAACAGTGGCAAAGGCTCTATTGACGATGTAAAAGTAAAAGCACTGGACGACAAGACATTGGAAGTCGTACTGGCGCAGCCTGCTTCCTGGACGTTGCTTCTGGCGTCCAACCCGGCGTTTTTCCCTGTGCACAAGGCGACAGTGGAAAAAGACCCGAAGTGGGCGGCTGAGGCTTCTACCTTCGTGGGCAACGGGCCGTTCAAGCTGACGGAGTGGAAGCATGACAGCGAATTGAAAATCATGAAAAACGAGAACTACTGGGATGCGGCAAACGTAACGTTGGCCGGCGCTGTCTGGAAAATGATCGACGACGAGAATACCGAGTACCAAATGTTTACGAACGGAGAGCTGCACAGAACTACAACCGTTCCGGCAGACATGGCTGACCAACTGTTCAAGGAAGGCAAAGTGTACGTAAGAGACGGCGCAGGCACCGAGTTCTACCGCTTCAATGTGACCAAGGAGCCGTTTGACAACGCCAATATCCGTAAAGCGTTCAGCCTGGCGATTGACCGCCAGACTTTGGTTGACCACGTGTTGATGCGTCAGCAAAAGCCGGGTACCGGATTCGTTTCCTTTGGCTTGCCGGATGCCAACGGCGCGGGTGATTTCCGTCAGGTAGGCGGCGACCTGGTGAAGTTCGACGCAGCAGAAGCAAAAAGGCTGCTGGAGCAAGGGATGAAGGAAAAAGGCTACACCACCTTGCCAGAAGTAACGCTCACCTATCGCAGCGGCACAGCCAACGAAAAAACAGCCCAGGCCGCTCAGGAAATGTGGAAGCAAACGCTGGGTGTAGATGTGAAGCTGCAAAAAGTAGAAGGGCAAGTATTGACCGATATGCAAAAGAAACTGGAATACCAGATCGCCCGTTCTTCCTGGTTGCCTGACTTCGGGGATGCGATCAACTTCCTGGACATCTTCCAGTCGAAAAACGGCAGCAACCGCACTGGCTGGGCTAATGCGGAGTACGACAAGCTGATCGAAGGCGCGTACAAAGAGCCAGACGATGCCAAACGTCTGCAAATGCTGCATGACGCTGAAAAAATCTTGCTGAACGAGGCGCCAGTAGCTCCACTCTACTTCTACAACACTTCGCTTTTGACCAGCGACCAGGTCAGCGGAATCCAAAGCTCTTCTCTCAGCTACACGGATTTGAGAAAAGCGGTCGTGAAGTAA
- a CDS encoding dipeptide epimerase — MIIQAIEVKRISVPLKKPFKTALRTVNSLESVLVKITCDNGMVGWGEASATVVITGDSIESIESAILNTMKPQLIGLNLVAYERVFQTLHQSMVGNTSAKAAVDIALYDLISQRAGMPLYQFLGGYRDQLETDYTVSVNSPKEMGEDAAAYLQQGFNVLKIKVGKDNIEDDILRIQEIRKSVGNQVKIRLDANQGWNVKEAIQSIRKMEDMGLGIELIEQPVKAHDLEGLKRVTDSVDTPIMADESVFSPAQALQVLQNRAADMINIKLMKAGGIFKAQLINQLAEEHGIPCMVGSMIESRLAVSAAAHFAASKKNITRFDFDAPLMLLHDGIDGGVTYEGRLMTMPEAPGLGIRSVSLWEGGEQE; from the coding sequence ATGATTATTCAAGCCATCGAAGTGAAGAGAATTTCTGTTCCGCTCAAAAAACCGTTTAAAACGGCATTGCGCACGGTGAACAGCCTGGAGTCCGTACTGGTCAAAATCACGTGCGACAATGGCATGGTTGGGTGGGGAGAGGCTTCCGCTACGGTCGTCATTACCGGGGACAGTATCGAGAGCATCGAGTCCGCTATTTTGAACACGATGAAGCCGCAACTGATCGGCCTCAACCTGGTTGCCTACGAGCGCGTTTTCCAGACATTGCACCAATCCATGGTGGGAAACACGAGTGCCAAGGCGGCGGTGGACATCGCGCTGTACGATCTGATTTCCCAACGGGCGGGCATGCCGCTGTACCAGTTTCTCGGCGGGTACCGCGACCAGTTGGAGACCGACTATACGGTCAGCGTCAATTCGCCAAAAGAAATGGGCGAGGATGCAGCAGCTTATTTGCAGCAAGGCTTTAACGTGCTGAAAATCAAGGTGGGCAAGGACAATATCGAGGATGACATTTTGCGCATCCAGGAAATACGCAAATCCGTGGGCAATCAGGTGAAGATTCGTCTTGATGCCAACCAGGGATGGAACGTGAAGGAAGCGATTCAGTCGATTCGCAAAATGGAGGACATGGGACTGGGCATCGAACTGATTGAACAGCCTGTAAAAGCGCATGATCTGGAAGGCTTGAAGCGGGTTACAGATTCGGTCGATACGCCGATCATGGCTGACGAAAGTGTATTTTCGCCGGCGCAGGCGCTGCAGGTTTTGCAAAACCGCGCAGCCGACATGATAAATATCAAGCTGATGAAGGCGGGAGGCATTTTCAAAGCGCAATTGATTAACCAGTTGGCTGAAGAACACGGCATTCCATGCATGGTTGGCAGCATGATCGAATCGCGTCTGGCCGTATCGGCGGCAGCGCACTTCGCAGCCAGCAAGAAAAACATCACCCGCTTTGACTTCGATGCTCCGCTGATGCTGTTGCACGATGGCATTGATGGCGGCGTGACCTACGAGGGCCGCCTGATGACCATGCCGGAAGCGCCGGGACTCGGCATCCGTTCGGTCAGCTTGTGGGAAGGGGGAGAACAGGAATGA
- a CDS encoding NlpC/P60 family protein yields the protein MKSAIVSVSVATVWTKPESPRDIDQAAIAVPVDARGWLQSLSVDEKLGFYDNNAIQTQALFGTRVEIVEEQGDWAHVLIPEQSTSKNEIGYPGWIPSRQLSPWSAAFDVQDGQKLAMVTAAFSRLHTLERKPGIELAFLTRLPLVEDGAEWVKVAAPDGEALLPKADVAIVRANEPIELAGNRGEAIVEAGKRFLNLHYLWGGMSSYGYDCSGFAYNMHRSVGIQIPRDASDQARDGLLVEKADLLPGDLLFFAHEEGRGRVHHVGIYMGNGEMIHSPDSRSAIEIVKLDGYKLKKEHAISRRYW from the coding sequence ATGAAATCAGCAATCGTATCCGTTTCGGTCGCGACTGTATGGACAAAGCCGGAATCTCCACGTGACATCGATCAGGCGGCTATCGCCGTTCCGGTTGACGCGCGCGGCTGGCTGCAGTCGCTGTCTGTCGACGAAAAGCTTGGCTTTTACGACAACAACGCCATTCAGACGCAAGCGCTGTTCGGCACTCGCGTAGAAATCGTCGAGGAGCAGGGGGATTGGGCGCACGTCCTGATCCCGGAGCAATCGACCAGCAAAAACGAGATCGGCTATCCGGGCTGGATTCCGTCACGCCAGCTTTCTCCATGGTCTGCTGCTTTTGACGTACAGGATGGGCAAAAGCTGGCGATGGTGACGGCGGCCTTTAGCCGTTTGCACACGCTGGAGCGAAAGCCGGGCATCGAGCTTGCGTTCCTGACCAGGCTGCCGCTCGTCGAGGACGGCGCCGAGTGGGTGAAGGTAGCGGCACCGGACGGCGAAGCGCTTTTGCCAAAAGCAGACGTAGCGATCGTACGCGCAAACGAGCCGATCGAGCTGGCTGGCAACCGCGGCGAAGCCATCGTGGAGGCCGGCAAGCGTTTCCTCAACCTGCATTACTTGTGGGGAGGCATGTCCTCCTACGGGTATGACTGCTCGGGCTTTGCCTACAACATGCACCGCTCCGTAGGCATTCAGATTCCCCGCGACGCCTCCGATCAGGCGAGAGACGGCCTGCTGGTGGAAAAAGCGGATTTGCTTCCGGGCGACCTGCTGTTTTTTGCCCATGAAGAAGGGCGCGGCAGAGTGCATCACGTCGGCATTTACATGGGCAATGGCGAAATGATTCATTCGCCTGACTCGCGCAGCGCCATCGAAATCGTCAAGCTGGATGGCTACAAGCTGAAAAAGGAGCATGCAATCTCCAGACGATACTGGTAA